The proteins below come from a single Remersonia thermophila strain ATCC 22073 chromosome 4, whole genome shotgun sequence genomic window:
- a CDS encoding mitochondrial 37S ribosomal protein bS21m, translating to MDLRQVVRSVCLSAAAASRTTTLASAAMRPTPPSSLARAVALSPRRSFTTNNPQQSVAAASAVAAPAAPSQPEHPSPGRQQGSSMLPPRPPPIRSTTPFDSPLGRKRAGLSSSWTSPKAGRRVVPPPSADAAPAAAPASDALMPDYLPNQIATDMNRTTAGRLSTWDEDEFLARSFGFKDAQEPELRLKPSTGRTIHVGDRVDVARGLRLLERLCAQNQVKHATILARAHERPALKRKRLRRERWRARFKTGFQSCVKRVFQLKAQGW from the coding sequence ATGGATCTCCGCCAGGTCGTTCGCTCCGTGTgcctctcggccgcggcggcgtcgaggacaaCGACGCTCGCTTCCGCCGCGATGCGGCCGacgcccccctcctccctggcccgcgccgtcgccctctccccccgccgctccttcaccaccaacaacccccAGCagtccgtcgccgccgcctcggccgtggccgctcccgccgccccctcccaacccgaACACCCCTCTCCCGGCCGGCAGCAGGGCTCCTCGATgctcccgccccgcccgccgcccatccgCAGCACCACGCCGTTCGACTCCCCCCTGGGCCGGAAGCGCGCCGGCCTCTCgtcgtcctggacgagccccaaggccggccgccgcgtcgtccctcccccatccgccgacgccgcccccgccgccgcccccgcctccgaCGCCCTCATGCCCGACTACCTCCCCAACCAGATCGCCACCGACATGAACCGCACCACGGCGGGCCGCCTGTCGACgtgggacgaggacgagttcCTCGCCCGCAGCTTCGGCTTCAAGGACGCCCAGGAGCCCGAGCTGCGCCTCAAGCCCTCGACCGGCCGCACCATCCACGtcggcgaccgcgtcgacgtcgcccgcggcctgcgcctgctcgagcgcctgTGCGCCCAGAACCAGGTCAAGCACGCCACCAtcctggcccgcgcccacGAGCGGCCGGCCCTCAAGCGCaagcggctgcggcgcgagCGCTGGAGGGCGCGGTTCAAGACGGGGTTCCAGTCGTGCGTGAAGAGGGTGTTTCAGCTCAAGGCGCAGGGGTGGTGA